In the Salarias fasciatus chromosome 13, fSalaFa1.1, whole genome shotgun sequence genome, one interval contains:
- the LOC115399897 gene encoding E3 ubiquitin-protein ligase TRIM39-like — MSAASNLLFEDQFLCSICLEVFTDPVSTPCGHNFCKECITQHWNTKVICDCPLCKKLFRRRPELNVNTFISEMVSQFRREAELKASSSSEQQSAKPREVPCDVCTGTKEKALKSCLECLVSYCQTHLEPHLTVSGLKKHQLMEPVENLEGRMCLKHHKPLELFCQREQTCVCMMCTVLEHKTHEVVPLSEETKRKKKELRKTEAEMQQMIQEKRVKIKQIRECVKRSKAAADREKAEGVEVFTALKECVERGLKQLMERMEEEEEAREKQAEGLIRDLEEEICELMKRSSEVEQLFLSEDHLHLLQGFSSLKAAPPTKDWTQVSVRPSSYEGTVVRAVAQLEETLSKEMKKLFEADLKRKQQFAVDVTLDPDTAHPKLILSDDGKQVRHGDVRKKLPDNPERFDCYSFILGKQSFSSGKFYFEVQVKGKTDWNFGVSKESINRKGKITLCPEEGFWIIGLENQNEYFGVENDTLVDLSLRSILEKVGVFVDYEEGLVSFYDVAAAAPIYSFTGCCFTDKLLPFFSPELNDDGENSAPLIICPVNQTV; from the coding sequence atgtcTGCTGCCAGCAATCTGCTCTTTGAAGACCAGTTTctgtgctccatctgtctggaagtGTTCACTGATCCAGTCTCCACACCATGTGGACACAACTTCTGCAAGGAGTGCATCACTCAGCACTGGAACACCAAGGTCATCTGTGACTGTCCCCTGTGTAAAAAACTGTTCAGAAGAAGACCTGAACTCAACGTCAACACTTTCATCTCTGAGATGGTTTCTCAGTTCAGACGTGAAGCTGAACtcaaagccagcagcagctcagagcaacAATCTGCCAAACCAAGAGAAGTTCCCTGTGACGTCTGCACTGGAACCAAAGAGAAGGCCCTCAAGTCCTGCCTTGAGTGCCTGGTCTCCTACTGTCAGACTCATCTGGAGCCTCATCTGACAGTGTCAGGCCTGAAGaaacatcagctgatggagcctgtggagaacctggaaggcaggatgtgtctgaagcaccataaacctctggagctgttctgtcagagagagcagacatgtGTCTGCATGATGTGTACTGTTTTAGAGCACAAGACTCATGAGGTTGTTCCTCTGAGTGAAGAAACTAAACgaaagaagaaggagctgaggaagacagaggcTGAGATGCAGCAGATGATCCAGGAGAAACGAGTGAAGATCAAGCagatcagagagtgtgtgaagaggagtaaagctgctgcagacagagagaaagcagaaggtgttgaggtgttcactgctctgaaggagtgtgttgagagaggcctgaagcagctgatggagaggatggaggaggaagaggaagccagagagaaacaggctgaaggtCTCATCAGAGATCTGGAAGAGGAGATCTgtgagctgatgaagaggagctcagaggtggagcagctcttcctctctgaagaccacctccacctcctccaaggcttctcctccctgaaagctgctccacccaccaaGGACTGGACACAGGTCAGCGTCCGTCCATCATCATATGAGGGGACTGTGGTgagagctgtggctcagctggaggagactctcagcaaagagatgaagaagctgtttgaggctgatctgaagaggaagcagcagtttgCAGTGGATGTGACTCTTGATCCTGATACAGCTCATCCTAAACTCATCCTGTCTGATGATGGAAAACAAGTCAGACATGGTGATGTGAGGAAGAAGCTTCCAGACAACCCAGAGAGATTTGATTGTTATAGTTTTATTTTAGGAAAGCAGAGTTTCTCTTCAGGTAAATTTTACTTTGAGGTTCAGGTTAAAGGAAAGACCGACTGGAATTTCGGAGTGAGCAAAGAGTCCATCAACAGGAAGGGAAAGATCACATTGTGTCCTGAAGAAGGGTTCTGGATAATAGGTTTGGAGAATCAAAATGAGTACTTTGGTGTCGAGAATGATACTCTCGTTGATCTCTCTCTGAGGAGCATTCTTGAGAAGGTAGGGGTGTTTGTGGATTATGAGGAGGGTCTGGTCTCTTTTTATGatgtagctgctgcagctccgatctactccttcactggctgctgcttcactgacaaaCTCCTCCCATTCTTCAGTCCTGAGCTTAATGATGATGGTGaaaactctgctcctctgatcatctgtcctgtcaatcaaactgtctga
- the LOC115399375 gene encoding homeodomain-interacting protein kinase 1-like — MEVIKEGQQQVCVIGTKMSMAVQDTEGSFLFGASSVYNIQQFIGEGSFGKVARCRNVKTSETVAVKVLKKEREKDDDETIGVLNPDVTNLVKFFECFTHLGHTCLVFEMLDISLYHLLKEREWKPMCPSEIRPIAEQLMVALGALKRFGILHADIKPDNVMLVDAAARPFRAKLIDFGEAVPVSKVTRGMQIQAIGYRAPEVCLGLPFSEAVDTAMEFRAANHKPAKEGYALPEGIRFLEDMVNIHPVKDAAELEERKAFIDLLKGLLHLNGDQRLTPRAALRHPFMKKVCLSQDPHSRPG, encoded by the exons ATGGAGGTCATCAAGGAAGGCCAGCAGCAAGTCTGTGTTATAGGCACCAAGATGTCCATGGCGGTGCAGGACACC GAAGGATCTTTCCTCTTTGGCGCCTCCTCCGTTTACAACATCCAGCAGTTCATCGGTGAAGGCAGCTTTGGTAAAGTGGCCAGGTGCCGCAACGTGAAGACCTCTGAGACCGTGGCGGTCAAGGTCCTCAAAAAGGAACGGGAGAAGGACGACGATGAG ACCATCGGTGTCCTCAATCCTGACGTCACGAACTTGGTCAAGTTCTTTGAGTGTTTTACCCACCTGGGACACACGTGTCTCGTGTTTGAAATGCTGGACATCAGCCTGTACCATCTACTGAAAGAACGGGAGTGGAAACCCATGTGTCCCAGCGAGATACGCCCCATCGCAGAGCAG CTAATGGTGGCTTTAGGCGCTCTCAAACGTTTCGGCATCCTGCACGCCGACATCAAGCCTGATAACGTGATGCTGGTCGATGCAGCAGCGCGGCCATTCAGGGCGAAGCTCATTGATTTTGGAGAAGCAGTTCCAGTCTCCAAAGTCACTCGTGGGATGCAGATCCAGGCTATTGGATACAG GGCTCCGGAGGTGTGTCTCGGCCTCCCTTTCTCCGAGGCCGTCGAT ACGGCGATGGAATTCCGAGCAGCGAACCACAAGCCAGCAAAGGAGGGTTACGCTTTACCTGAGGGGATCCGCTTCCTGGAGGACATGGTTAAT ATTCATCCAGTCAAGGACGCTGCTGAGCTTGAGGAGAGGAAAGCCTTCATCGACCTGCTGAAGGGGCTGTTACATCTGAACGGGGACCAGAGATTGACCCCCCGTGCAGCTCTGAGACACCCCTTCATGAAGAAGGTCTGTCTGAGCCAGGACCCCCACAGCAGACCCGGGTAA